A window of Costertonia aggregata contains these coding sequences:
- a CDS encoding ABC transporter permease → MKKLVLIIKREYLAKVRNKSFVIMTFLSPILMVGMVVLIAFLTKVNDSEKRVLGVLNQSDYFSNEFVATESTSYVDFKDISLEQAKDSVIGMGYYGLLYIPSRINLEEVVKNAYFYTKDAPSSSVLNGLEDIFEDRLRQHRLQKLGVSSSDFANVDADFDMRTATFDGQENLKSINEVKAIIGGGFGYLIMMFIIIYGGFVMRSVIEEKTSRIIEVIISSVKPFQLMLGKIIGTSLAGITQFAIWIVSASALLFIALLVFDIDTQMLAKGSSIPGGMNASVLSQNQAMLTIGQDLFNLPWFMLISFFLVYFVLGYLIYSSIYAAIGASVDNETDTQQFIFPIILPLMLAIYVGFFSVFSNPHGPIAVGFSLFPLTSPIVMLMRLPGGIGDGGVPVWQLATSIFLLMITFMGIVWLAAKIYRVGILMYGKKPSYKELYKWLKY, encoded by the coding sequence ATGAAAAAGTTGGTGTTGATCATAAAACGAGAGTATTTGGCCAAGGTACGCAACAAATCATTTGTAATCATGACTTTTTTGAGCCCCATACTCATGGTGGGTATGGTAGTGCTTATAGCATTTTTGACCAAGGTCAACGATAGTGAAAAAAGAGTTCTGGGAGTGTTGAACCAAAGCGATTATTTCTCCAATGAATTTGTTGCCACCGAAAGTACTTCATACGTTGATTTTAAAGATATTTCTTTGGAACAGGCCAAAGATTCGGTAATCGGTATGGGGTATTATGGCCTACTGTACATACCTTCTCGCATTAATTTGGAAGAGGTCGTCAAAAACGCATATTTCTACACGAAAGATGCCCCAAGCTCATCTGTTTTAAATGGTCTTGAGGATATCTTTGAAGATCGGCTAAGACAGCACAGGCTTCAAAAACTGGGGGTTTCTTCCAGTGATTTTGCTAATGTAGATGCAGATTTTGATATGCGAACCGCCACTTTTGACGGGCAGGAAAACTTAAAAAGCATCAATGAAGTAAAAGCCATAATCGGTGGTGGTTTTGGTTATCTTATCATGATGTTCATTATTATATATGGTGGTTTTGTAATGCGTAGCGTTATCGAGGAAAAAACCAGTAGAATTATCGAAGTCATCATTTCTTCGGTAAAACCCTTTCAGCTCATGCTAGGAAAAATTATCGGCACATCGTTGGCCGGTATAACCCAATTCGCTATTTGGATAGTATCCGCATCTGCACTGCTCTTTATCGCTTTATTGGTTTTTGATATCGATACCCAAATGTTGGCCAAAGGGTCGAGTATTCCCGGCGGTATGAATGCTTCGGTTCTTTCGCAGAATCAAGCAATGTTGACCATAGGACAGGATTTGTTCAACCTTCCTTGGTTTATGCTGATAAGTTTTTTTCTTGTGTATTTCGTATTGGGCTACTTAATTTATAGCTCTATTTATGCCGCAATAGGGGCATCCGTAGACAATGAAACGGATACGCAACAATTTATATTTCCTATCATATTGCCATTGATGTTAGCCATATATGTTGGCTTCTTTTCGGTTTTTAGCAACCCGCACGGACCTATTGCCGTAGGCTTTTCGTTGTTTCCTTTGACCTCTCCTATTGTAATGCTCATGCGTTTGCCGGGAGGCATTGGTGATGGTGGTGTACCGGTATGGCAATTAGCTACTTCGATTTTTTTATTGATGATTACCTTTATGGGGATCGTTTGGTTGGCAGCCAAAATATATCGTGTGGGGATTTTGATGTACGGTAAAAAACCAAGTTATAAGGAACTGTACAAATGGTTAAAGTATTGA
- a CDS encoding mechanosensitive ion channel family protein: protein MVQEDQSKVEEIIKEDIWGSIKDFLELGFHWGEGEKSIHITIGLLLLLAAAFIMTSFVLKWLRHLFTRKMDSEDKLKFISVFKFIRYVAYLAAILVTMSAAGIDITILLTASAALFVGLGLALQELFQDIIGGIIIIVDKTLSVGDIVEVNGKVGKVFEIKLRTTRAITRDDKVIIIPNHKFISDLVFNYTQNHKTTRERVAVGVAYGSNVDLVTEILMDVVTHQKGVLKNPKPFVLFEDFGDSALLFSVNFFITDSFSDPRVKSAIRYAIDAKFRENNITIPFPQRDVHIYNTK, encoded by the coding sequence ATGGTACAGGAAGATCAAAGCAAAGTCGAGGAAATCATAAAAGAGGATATTTGGGGTTCAATAAAGGATTTTTTAGAATTGGGCTTTCACTGGGGCGAAGGTGAAAAATCCATCCATATCACTATTGGTCTTCTGCTTTTATTGGCGGCAGCTTTTATAATGACCAGTTTTGTCTTAAAATGGTTAAGGCATCTTTTCACGAGAAAGATGGATTCCGAGGACAAGCTAAAGTTCATAAGTGTATTTAAATTTATACGTTATGTTGCTTATTTAGCTGCCATATTGGTAACCATGAGCGCGGCAGGTATTGATATCACGATCTTGCTCACGGCATCTGCGGCACTATTTGTTGGTCTGGGTCTTGCTTTGCAAGAATTGTTTCAGGATATTATTGGTGGCATTATTATCATAGTCGACAAAACTTTAAGTGTTGGTGATATCGTAGAGGTAAACGGTAAAGTTGGTAAGGTTTTTGAAATAAAGCTCAGAACAACGCGGGCGATAACCAGGGACGATAAGGTTATTATCATTCCCAACCATAAGTTCATCAGTGATTTGGTATTTAATTATACCCAAAATCATAAGACAACACGAGAAAGGGTCGCGGTAGGTGTAGCCTATGGGAGCAACGTAGATTTAGTGACCGAGATACTGATGGATGTAGTAACTCATCAAAAAGGAGTTTTAAAAAACCCAAAACCATTTGTTCTGTTTGAGGATTTTGGGGATTCTGCCCTGTTGTTTTCGGTAAACTTTTTCATTACCGACAGTTTTTCGGATCCGAGGGTCAAAAGCGCGATACGTTATGCCATTGATGCAAAATTTAGGGAGAACAACATTACGATTCCGTTTCCGCAGCGCGATGTACATATTTACAACACAAAATAA
- a CDS encoding sigma-54-dependent transcriptional regulator produces MSKILVVEDEAAIRRVLVKILSEESDTYSVEEAEDGLKGLEILKKDDFDLVLCDIKMPKMDGVEVLEAVKKLKPEIPFIMISGHGDLDTAVNTMRLGAFDYISKPPDLNRLLTTVRNALDRKELVVENKILKKKVSKNYEMVGESDAINSIKEIIEKVAPTDARVLITGGNGTGKELVAHWVHEKSQRSSAPFIEVNCAAIPSELIESELFGHVKGAFTSAVKDRAGKFEAANKGTIFLDEIGDMSLSAQAKVLRALQENKISRVGTDKDIKVDVRVLAATNKNLKKEIEEGRFREDLYHRLAVILIKVPALNDRRDDIPILIEHFSKKIASEQGNTTKTFSNKAIDLLKGYDWTGNIRELRNVVERLIILGGAEVSEDDVKLFASK; encoded by the coding sequence ATGTCTAAAATATTGGTAGTAGAAGATGAAGCGGCCATACGTAGAGTCTTGGTCAAAATTTTATCTGAAGAAAGTGATACCTATTCTGTAGAAGAAGCGGAAGACGGTCTAAAAGGTCTTGAAATCCTTAAAAAAGATGATTTTGATTTGGTACTTTGTGACATAAAAATGCCAAAAATGGATGGTGTCGAGGTTCTCGAAGCTGTAAAAAAATTAAAACCGGAGATACCTTTTATAATGATTTCCGGTCATGGCGATTTAGATACGGCCGTTAACACAATGCGATTGGGAGCTTTTGATTATATATCAAAACCACCCGATTTAAATAGATTGCTTACCACGGTCAGAAATGCGTTGGATAGAAAAGAGCTAGTGGTAGAAAACAAGATTCTCAAAAAAAAAGTAAGTAAAAATTACGAAATGGTAGGGGAGAGCGATGCCATAAACTCCATTAAGGAAATTATAGAAAAAGTCGCCCCGACCGATGCCCGGGTACTGATTACGGGCGGCAACGGTACCGGGAAAGAATTGGTGGCACATTGGGTGCATGAAAAAAGTCAACGTAGTTCGGCACCCTTTATTGAAGTCAACTGTGCCGCAATCCCGTCGGAACTAATAGAAAGTGAGCTTTTTGGTCACGTAAAAGGAGCGTTTACATCTGCGGTAAAAGATAGGGCGGGTAAATTTGAGGCTGCTAATAAAGGTACTATTTTCTTGGATGAAATAGGGGATATGAGCCTGTCGGCGCAGGCTAAAGTGTTGCGTGCCTTACAGGAAAACAAAATTTCCAGGGTAGGTACCGATAAGGATATTAAAGTTGATGTACGCGTATTGGCCGCCACGAATAAAAATTTGAAAAAGGAAATCGAAGAAGGCCGTTTTCGGGAAGATCTATATCACAGGTTAGCCGTAATCTTGATAAAAGTACCCGCTTTGAACGACCGCAGGGACGATATTCCTATATTGATTGAACATTTTTCCAAAAAAATTGCATCCGAACAGGGTAATACTACCAAAACATTTTCCAATAAAGCTATTGATTTATTGAAAGGATATGATTGGACGGGAAATATAAGGGAACTGAGAAACGTTG